The proteins below come from a single Mycobacterium parmense genomic window:
- a CDS encoding CaiB/BaiF CoA transferase family protein, translated as MAGVRVVDLTAMVMGPYCTQIMADMGADVIKVEPPQGDDTRFISVGPAPGMSGVFVNVNRGKRSVVLDLRSDAGTRALRALVQTADVFIHSMRARAIAKLGFAYHDVASLNPAIVYTNCYGYGRRGPDRDRPAYDDTIQAECGLPAVQQQLTGEADYVGTIMADKIAGLTALYATTMALFHRERTGEGQEVEVAMFETMASFMLVEHANGAMFDPPLGPAVYPRTVAPNRRPYRTSDGYIAALIYNDKHWNAFVKAVQPPWAGAAYSTLEQRARQIDTVYGLLAETMRERSTADWLALLRDLEIPAAPLNTPGALFDDPHLAAVGMFETVDTPHGPVRFPGVPTWFSQTPGRVAGPAPELGAHTEEVLAEIGASPDSSNPITRPGRGLASAREGKEH; from the coding sequence ATGGCCGGTGTGCGCGTAGTCGACCTCACCGCGATGGTGATGGGACCGTACTGCACCCAGATCATGGCCGACATGGGCGCCGACGTGATCAAAGTCGAACCACCGCAGGGGGACGACACCCGGTTCATCTCGGTGGGGCCCGCACCGGGCATGAGCGGGGTGTTCGTCAACGTCAACCGGGGCAAGCGCAGCGTCGTGCTGGACCTGCGCAGCGACGCCGGAACCCGCGCGCTGCGCGCGCTGGTGCAGACCGCCGACGTGTTCATCCACTCGATGCGCGCCAGGGCGATCGCCAAGCTCGGCTTCGCCTACCACGACGTCGCCTCGCTGAATCCCGCGATCGTCTACACGAATTGCTACGGGTACGGGCGCCGCGGGCCCGACCGTGACCGCCCCGCCTACGACGACACGATTCAGGCCGAATGCGGATTGCCGGCGGTGCAACAGCAATTGACCGGTGAGGCCGACTACGTCGGGACCATCATGGCCGACAAGATCGCCGGGCTGACCGCGCTCTACGCGACGACCATGGCGTTGTTCCACCGCGAACGCACCGGAGAGGGGCAGGAAGTCGAGGTGGCCATGTTCGAGACGATGGCCTCGTTCATGCTCGTCGAACATGCCAACGGCGCCATGTTCGACCCGCCGCTGGGGCCGGCGGTGTATCCCCGCACCGTCGCGCCCAACCGGCGCCCCTACCGCACCAGCGACGGCTACATCGCCGCGCTGATCTACAACGACAAGCACTGGAACGCATTCGTGAAGGCCGTGCAGCCACCCTGGGCCGGCGCGGCGTATTCCACGCTGGAACAACGCGCGCGACAGATCGACACTGTCTACGGGCTGCTGGCCGAGACCATGAGGGAGCGGTCCACCGCGGACTGGTTGGCGCTGCTCCGAGACCTCGAGATACCGGCCGCGCCTCTCAACACGCCGGGCGCGCTGTTCGACGACCCGCATCTGGCCGCCGTCGGCATGTTCGAGACGGTGGACACCCCGCACGGGCCGGTGCGCTTTCCCGGCGTACCCACCTGGTTCTCGCAGACACCGGGCCGCGTCGCCGGGCCCGCGCCCGAGCTGGGCGCACATACCGAGGAGGTGCTCGCCGAAATCGGTGCGAGCCCCGACAGCAGCAACCCAATTACGCGGCCGGGGCGCGGTCTTGCGTCGGCCCGTGAGGGAAAGGAACACTGA
- a CDS encoding SDR family NAD(P)-dependent oxidoreductase — MSETFAPQLRFDGRVAVVTGAGRGLGRAYAQLLASRGAKVVVNDAGGGLDGTGVDSGPAEQVVAEITAAGGQAVACSASVATREGGQAIVGAALECYGRIDVLVHNAGNVRRGSLKEMSYEDFEAVLDVHLRGAFNVLRPAFPVMCQAGYGRIVLTSSIGGLYGNHNVANYAAAKAGVVGLANVAALEGAAEGVRCNVIVPAAVTRMAEGIDTSAYPPMGSELVAPVVGWLAHESCSVTGELFIALAGRVARAVVAESPGVCRASWTIEDVGSHLDAIRYVEAPLIFPVVPDGHAQHIRYSFELAQRCGDQGALHG, encoded by the coding sequence TTGAGCGAAACCTTCGCGCCGCAACTGCGCTTCGACGGGCGCGTTGCCGTGGTGACCGGAGCCGGCCGTGGGCTGGGCCGCGCTTATGCACAGCTGCTCGCCTCACGCGGGGCGAAGGTCGTCGTCAACGACGCCGGCGGTGGCCTCGACGGCACCGGCGTCGATTCCGGTCCCGCCGAGCAGGTGGTCGCTGAGATCACCGCGGCGGGCGGACAGGCCGTCGCGTGCAGCGCGTCGGTGGCGACCCGCGAGGGCGGCCAGGCGATCGTCGGCGCCGCGCTCGAGTGCTACGGCCGCATCGACGTCCTGGTGCACAACGCCGGCAACGTCCGACGCGGCTCGCTGAAGGAGATGAGTTACGAGGACTTCGAGGCCGTGCTCGACGTGCATTTGCGCGGCGCATTCAACGTGTTGCGACCCGCCTTCCCGGTCATGTGCCAGGCGGGGTACGGCCGCATCGTGCTGACGTCGTCGATCGGCGGGCTGTACGGGAACCACAACGTGGCCAACTACGCGGCCGCCAAGGCCGGGGTGGTCGGGTTGGCCAATGTCGCGGCGCTCGAAGGCGCGGCCGAGGGCGTGCGCTGCAACGTGATCGTTCCGGCCGCGGTGACGCGCATGGCCGAGGGCATCGACACCTCGGCCTACCCGCCGATGGGCTCGGAACTCGTTGCGCCCGTGGTGGGCTGGCTCGCCCACGAATCCTGCTCGGTGACCGGCGAGCTGTTCATCGCGCTGGCGGGCCGCGTCGCGCGGGCCGTCGTCGCGGAAAGTCCCGGGGTCTGCCGCGCGTCGTGGACGATCGAGGACGTCGGCAGTCACCTCGACGCGATCCGGTACGTCGAGGCCCCGCTGATCTTCCCCGTCGTGCCCGACGGCCACGCCCAACACATCCGCTACAGCTTCGAATTGGCGCAGCGCTGCGGCGACCAAGGGGCGCTGCATGGCTGA
- a CDS encoding flavin-containing monooxygenase: MTPDTRDGRDGCGPTETPGDIDIDALREKYAHEREKRLRKEGSKQYIELQDDFAGYYEVDPYTPVTPREPICEDIDVAVLGGGFGGLLSAAYLKKAGVDDVRIVELGGDFGGVWYWNRYPGIQCDNESYCYIPLLEELDFMPSKKFADGAEIYQHCRNIGKHFGLYDSAILSTQVRDLRWDSEIKRWRVGTNRDDDIRARFVVLASGPFHRPKLPGIPGIKDFKGHAFHSSRWDYDYTGGDTSGNLHKLADKKVAVIGTGATAIQIVPSLARDAQHLYVFQRTPSTVDARNNAPTDPDWVKSLRPGWQRERQRNFHSWTFEGMALGQPDLVCDFWTELGRNTAARVLALDDPASMTPEQFMALREEEDYKLMERLRRRIDAIVEDPQTAEALKPYYRFLCKRPLSNDDYLPMFNRPNVTLVDVSDSKGVERITEKGLVAGGTEYEVDCIIYASGFEITTEISRRYSIEAIEGRDGVSLFDYWRDGYKTLHGMTSRGFPNQFYTGFTQVGISANIATNYELQGEHIAYVIAEALKRGATTVEPSQAAQDRWCATIRETAIDNSAFDAQCTPGYYNNEGGGGGAAEGEGIRSHLGEPYGPGFYAFEELLRAWRDKGDLEGLVLGT, encoded by the coding sequence ATGACCCCTGACACGAGAGATGGCCGGGACGGTTGCGGGCCTACCGAGACGCCCGGCGACATCGACATCGACGCGCTGCGCGAGAAGTACGCCCACGAGCGCGAGAAGCGGTTGCGCAAGGAAGGCTCCAAGCAGTACATCGAGCTGCAGGACGACTTCGCCGGCTACTACGAAGTCGACCCCTACACCCCGGTGACGCCGCGCGAGCCGATCTGCGAGGACATCGACGTCGCGGTTCTGGGCGGCGGTTTCGGGGGCCTGCTCTCGGCGGCCTATCTGAAGAAGGCGGGCGTCGACGACGTGCGAATCGTCGAGCTCGGCGGCGATTTCGGCGGCGTCTGGTACTGGAACCGATACCCGGGCATCCAGTGTGACAACGAATCCTACTGCTACATACCGCTTCTCGAAGAGCTGGATTTCATGCCGTCGAAGAAGTTCGCCGACGGCGCGGAGATCTACCAGCACTGCCGCAACATCGGCAAACATTTCGGCCTCTACGATTCGGCGATCTTGTCCACCCAGGTGCGGGATCTGCGCTGGGACTCCGAGATCAAGCGCTGGCGGGTCGGCACCAACCGCGACGACGACATCCGCGCCCGGTTCGTGGTGCTGGCCTCCGGCCCCTTCCATCGGCCGAAGCTGCCCGGCATCCCGGGAATCAAGGACTTCAAGGGACACGCCTTCCACTCGTCGCGGTGGGATTACGACTACACGGGCGGTGACACGAGCGGCAATCTGCACAAGCTCGCGGACAAGAAGGTCGCGGTCATCGGCACCGGCGCCACCGCGATCCAGATCGTCCCGTCCCTGGCCCGAGATGCCCAGCACCTCTACGTCTTCCAGCGCACCCCCTCGACCGTCGACGCGCGTAACAACGCGCCCACCGACCCGGACTGGGTGAAGTCGCTGCGACCGGGCTGGCAGCGGGAGCGGCAGCGCAACTTCCACTCGTGGACGTTCGAGGGCATGGCGCTGGGGCAGCCGGATCTGGTGTGCGACTTCTGGACCGAGCTCGGTCGCAACACCGCGGCGCGGGTGCTGGCCCTCGACGACCCGGCGTCGATGACCCCCGAGCAGTTCATGGCCCTCCGCGAGGAAGAGGACTACAAGCTGATGGAGCGGCTGCGCCGCCGCATCGACGCGATCGTCGAGGACCCCCAGACCGCCGAGGCGCTGAAACCCTACTACCGGTTCCTGTGCAAGCGGCCGCTGTCCAACGACGATTACCTGCCGATGTTCAACCGGCCCAACGTCACCCTGGTCGACGTCTCCGATTCCAAAGGCGTGGAACGCATCACCGAAAAGGGCCTGGTCGCGGGCGGCACCGAATACGAGGTGGACTGCATCATCTATGCCAGTGGCTTCGAGATCACCACCGAGATCAGCCGCCGGTATTCGATCGAGGCGATCGAGGGGCGCGACGGGGTGTCGCTTTTCGACTATTGGCGCGACGGCTACAAGACGCTGCACGGCATGACCAGCCGCGGCTTCCCGAACCAGTTCTACACCGGTTTCACCCAGGTGGGCATCTCCGCGAACATCGCCACCAACTACGAGCTACAGGGCGAGCACATCGCCTACGTCATCGCCGAGGCGTTGAAACGCGGCGCGACCACGGTGGAGCCCAGCCAAGCGGCGCAGGACCGGTGGTGCGCGACCATCCGGGAGACCGCGATCGACAACTCGGCGTTCGACGCCCAGTGCACGCCCGGCTACTACAACAACGAAGGCGGCGGCGGGGGTGCCGCGGAAGGGGAAGGCATCCGGTCGCACCTGGGTGAACCGTACGGTCCCGGCTTCTACGCGTTCGAGGAACTGCTGCGGGCGTGGCGGGACAAGGGGGATCTGGAAGGTTTGGTGCTCGGCACTTGA